From the genome of Egicoccus sp. AB-alg6-2, one region includes:
- a CDS encoding NUDIX hydrolase, with product MSGDPVAELRRHLDAHVPRDARERSSLRRTLALLDWLTDPLSETADPTHVTGSAIVVDAGARFLLHRHKRLGIWLQPGGHVDPGESTAGAAVRETREETGLSAEHPAKGPVVAHVDVHQGPRGHVHLDVRYLLLADGDAELAPLAGESPHVGWFDLDGVRAVGDASLVSAAEAALGRLGRGRH from the coding sequence GTGAGCGGCGACCCGGTCGCCGAGCTGCGCCGTCACCTGGACGCGCACGTCCCCCGTGACGCCCGCGAGCGTTCCTCCCTGCGCCGGACCCTCGCGCTGCTCGACTGGCTGACCGATCCCCTGTCGGAGACGGCGGACCCGACGCACGTCACCGGATCGGCCATCGTCGTCGACGCGGGCGCGCGTTTCCTGCTGCACCGGCACAAGCGGCTCGGCATCTGGCTCCAGCCCGGCGGTCACGTCGACCCCGGGGAGTCCACGGCCGGCGCCGCCGTCCGCGAGACACGGGAGGAGACCGGGTTGTCGGCCGAACACCCAGCGAAGGGACCGGTGGTGGCGCACGTCGACGTCCACCAGGGACCGCGGGGCCACGTCCACCTCGATGTCCGTTACCTGCTCCTTGCCGACGGCGACGCCGAGCTCGCCCCGCTCGCGGGCGAGTCGCCCCACGTGGGCTGGTTCGACCTCGACGGCGTCCGCGCGGTCGGCGACGCCTCCCTGGTCTCCGCAGCCGAGGCCGCCCTCGGACGACTCGGGCGTGGCCGGCACTAG
- a CDS encoding S-layer homology domain-containing protein: protein MGLLVAAAPAALAQPDGFPRNLDRACDRGAQQAAPFVDVDPASDVGAAVGCLWVHDVVAGRFVGDELRFDADAPLTRQQMASFLGNALHVLPAASYAAPAVTTPDFVDAATISGAHRVAVARLQADGIVAGYGDRTFRPGRTLDRAQMASFVAAAVEAVLAEPLARDAAFDDVAGTHAANIEKLAAAGIADTSSATFAPHRSATRGEMAQYMARALDLLAERGHLQAISYAPHSPDAWLGLREVTATEHPGFDRLSFVIDGGAGTPGWRVRYVDAAIEHGRGHELAVRGEAILQVHLTGMALPPELAFADWDAGRLAVDGAGIVEVVDAGVYEGRRLLFVGTTGRHAVTVSRADPGRIHLDVAGR, encoded by the coding sequence ATGGGACTCCTGGTCGCAGCGGCGCCAGCGGCCCTCGCCCAGCCGGACGGGTTCCCACGGAACCTCGACCGCGCCTGCGACCGCGGTGCGCAGCAGGCTGCGCCGTTCGTCGACGTCGACCCCGCCTCTGACGTCGGCGCCGCCGTCGGGTGTCTGTGGGTCCACGACGTCGTCGCCGGGCGCTTCGTCGGCGACGAACTGCGCTTCGATGCCGATGCTCCGCTGACCCGGCAGCAGATGGCCTCGTTCCTGGGCAACGCCCTGCACGTTCTGCCGGCAGCGAGCTATGCCGCGCCGGCCGTGACCACGCCCGACTTCGTCGATGCCGCGACGATCAGCGGCGCGCATCGGGTCGCCGTCGCCCGGCTGCAGGCCGACGGCATCGTCGCCGGCTACGGGGACCGGACCTTCCGCCCCGGGCGAACCCTCGACCGGGCCCAGATGGCGAGCTTCGTGGCCGCTGCCGTCGAGGCGGTGCTCGCGGAGCCCCTCGCCCGCGACGCGGCCTTCGACGACGTCGCCGGCACGCATGCCGCCAACATCGAGAAGCTCGCCGCGGCCGGGATCGCCGATACGTCCTCCGCCACCTTCGCGCCCCACCGTTCCGCCACCCGGGGCGAGATGGCGCAGTACATGGCGCGCGCCCTCGATCTCCTCGCCGAGCGTGGCCACCTGCAGGCGATCTCGTACGCCCCGCACAGCCCGGACGCATGGCTGGGGCTGCGTGAGGTCACGGCGACCGAGCATCCCGGCTTCGATCGCCTCTCGTTCGTGATCGATGGCGGTGCCGGAACCCCGGGCTGGCGGGTCCGGTACGTGGACGCCGCGATCGAGCACGGTCGCGGACACGAGCTCGCGGTCCGTGGCGAGGCGATCCTGCAGGTGCACCTGACCGGGATGGCGCTGCCACCCGAGCTGGCGTTCGCCGACTGGGACGCCGGCCGGCTGGCGGTCGACGGTGCCGGCATCGTCGAGGTCGTGGATGCCGGTGTCTACGAGGGCCGCCGGCTGCTGTTCGTCGGCACGACGGGACGACACGCGGTGACGGTGAGCCGGGCGGACCCGGGACGGATCCACCTCGACGTCGCCGGACGCTAG
- the nucS gene encoding endonuclease NucS, whose amino-acid sequence MRLLVARCSATYEGRLSSTLTSAVRLVMVKADGCVALHADVGAYKPLNWMNAPNTLFEEEGRWVVTNPKGEKLIIELEEVFEDVSYQLDTERGLTLDGVERELQELLAAHPSHLEQDLVCIQREFRTDLGPVDLLCRDPSGGAVAVEIKRIGEIDGVEQLTRYLERMQRDPLLAPVRGVFAATIIKPQARVLAESRGIACVEVDLGRLRGEEETNLRLF is encoded by the coding sequence ATGCGTCTGCTCGTCGCGCGGTGCTCCGCGACCTACGAGGGCCGACTGTCGTCGACCCTGACCAGTGCTGTGCGCCTCGTGATGGTGAAGGCGGACGGTTGTGTCGCCCTGCACGCCGACGTCGGGGCCTACAAGCCGCTCAACTGGATGAATGCGCCCAACACCCTGTTCGAGGAGGAGGGGCGTTGGGTCGTCACCAATCCGAAGGGCGAGAAGCTCATCATCGAGCTCGAGGAGGTGTTCGAGGACGTCAGCTACCAGCTCGACACCGAGCGCGGTCTCACCCTCGACGGTGTCGAGCGTGAGCTGCAGGAGCTGCTCGCCGCCCATCCCTCGCACCTCGAGCAGGACCTCGTGTGCATCCAGCGCGAGTTCCGCACCGATCTCGGGCCCGTCGACCTGCTCTGTCGCGATCCGAGCGGAGGCGCGGTGGCGGTCGAGATCAAGCGCATCGGCGAGATCGACGGCGTGGAGCAGTTGACGCGCTATCTCGAACGCATGCAGCGCGACCCCCTGCTCGCGCCGGTGCGCGGCGTCTTCGCCGCCACGATCATCAAGCCCCAGGCGCGGGTGCTGGCCGAGTCGCGCGGTATCGCATGCGTCGAGGTCGACCTCGGACGGTTGCGCGGCGAAGAGGAAACCAACCTGCGCCTGTTCTGA
- the ychF gene encoding redox-regulated ATPase YchF → MALQVGLVGLPNVGKSTLFNAVSQAGAEAANFPFCTIDPNVGVVAVPDARLDRLAELAKSQKVVPTAIEFVDIAGLVAGASQGEGLGNQFLAHIREVDAICNVVRCFESDDIIHVSGSVDPARDVEIITTELVLADLATTEKRLERATRSARTGDKDLVRERDQVLALRDHLAEGHVARTFPGELEPSVARELSLLTAKPVLYAANVAEDELPDAAGNEHVEVVRKLAEIEGAELVVISAQVEAELAELGGEERAEYLESLGLERSGLERLIERAYRLLGLLTYFTAGPKETRAWTVPAGSTAPRAAREIHTDFERGFIKAEVIAFDDYDRLGTEAAAREAGRLRIEGKEYIVKDGDVVHFRFNV, encoded by the coding sequence GTGGCGCTCCAGGTCGGTCTCGTCGGCCTGCCCAACGTCGGCAAGTCGACCCTGTTCAACGCCGTGTCCCAGGCCGGGGCCGAGGCCGCGAACTTCCCCTTCTGCACCATCGACCCCAACGTCGGGGTCGTCGCGGTCCCCGACGCGCGCCTCGACCGACTGGCCGAGCTGGCGAAGTCGCAGAAGGTCGTCCCGACGGCGATCGAGTTCGTCGACATCGCGGGGCTGGTCGCGGGTGCCTCGCAGGGCGAGGGGCTGGGCAACCAGTTCCTGGCCCACATCCGCGAGGTCGACGCGATCTGCAACGTGGTGCGCTGCTTCGAGAGCGACGACATCATCCACGTCAGCGGCTCGGTCGACCCCGCGCGTGACGTCGAGATCATCACCACCGAGCTGGTGCTGGCGGACCTCGCGACCACCGAGAAGCGGCTCGAACGCGCCACGCGCTCGGCACGGACCGGCGACAAGGACCTGGTGCGCGAACGCGACCAGGTGCTCGCCCTGCGCGACCACCTCGCCGAAGGTCACGTCGCCCGGACCTTCCCCGGCGAACTCGAACCGTCGGTCGCCCGCGAGTTGTCGCTGCTCACGGCCAAGCCGGTGCTGTACGCGGCCAACGTCGCCGAGGACGAACTCCCCGACGCCGCGGGCAACGAGCACGTCGAGGTCGTGCGCAAGCTCGCCGAGATCGAGGGTGCCGAGCTCGTCGTCATCTCGGCGCAGGTCGAGGCGGAACTGGCCGAGCTCGGCGGCGAGGAACGGGCCGAGTACCTCGAGTCGCTCGGCCTGGAGCGCTCGGGGCTGGAGCGGCTCATCGAACGGGCGTACCGGCTGCTCGGCCTGCTGACCTACTTCACGGCCGGTCCGAAGGAGACCCGCGCGTGGACGGTGCCGGCCGGCTCGACGGCGCCCCGCGCAGCGCGCGAGATCCACACCGACTTCGAGCGCGGCTTCATCAAGGCCGAGGTCATCGCCTTCGACGACTACGACCGTCTCGGTACCGAGGCCGCGGCCCGCGAGGCCGGCCGGTTGCGTATCGAGGGCAAGGAGTACATCGTCAAGGACGGCGACGTCGTCCACTTCCGCTTCAACGTCTGA
- a CDS encoding ABC1 kinase family protein produces the protein MAGRGLGGRFQRGARLARTGVRGASGFAGAKARELAGRPGGEDAAHRELAANLAEVLGDMKGAAMKLGQLLSFVDLDLPPDVKNVYHEALAQLRDAAPEFDPGAIDQVLREEYGAAPETVFAAFDRKPLAAASIGQVHAATLEDGRDVVVKVQYPGVAEAVRSDLRNAETFRPIARMMAPNQEIEPLLDELRERIDDELDYQREARYQRAFATRYADHPFIRVPDIVGDLCRRRVLVSERIHGAKFDHVAETADEATRQRVGEIVFRYAFGSIGRFRLFNGDPHPGNYLIEPEGSAADGGVRVAFIDYGSVKMFTRERYDSMRAVEESVARADRGEALEALRQAGFLPKTARVDEDLVHAWFRLYTRPVVADQPFTFTPEYAAEVIRSTTDPRSPYSDVLRKLNLPPDYLLLNRIQWGLNSVLGRLGATNDWRAIRDEYVDPDAPPATPLGELDAAWWHTREPTVDPPA, from the coding sequence GTGGCAGGCAGAGGACTCGGCGGACGGTTCCAGCGCGGTGCGCGGCTCGCCCGCACCGGCGTGCGCGGCGCTTCGGGGTTCGCCGGCGCGAAGGCGCGCGAGCTGGCCGGGCGTCCGGGCGGGGAGGACGCGGCCCACCGTGAGCTCGCCGCCAACCTCGCCGAGGTCCTCGGTGACATGAAGGGGGCCGCGATGAAGCTCGGCCAACTGCTGAGCTTCGTCGATCTCGACCTGCCGCCCGACGTCAAGAACGTCTACCACGAGGCCCTGGCCCAGTTGCGGGACGCCGCCCCGGAGTTCGATCCCGGCGCGATCGACCAGGTCTTGCGCGAGGAGTACGGCGCCGCCCCCGAGACGGTGTTCGCCGCCTTCGACCGCAAGCCGCTCGCTGCGGCCTCGATCGGGCAGGTGCATGCGGCCACGCTCGAGGACGGGCGTGACGTCGTCGTCAAGGTGCAGTACCCGGGCGTCGCCGAAGCGGTGCGATCGGACCTTCGCAACGCCGAGACGTTCCGGCCCATCGCCCGGATGATGGCGCCGAACCAGGAGATCGAGCCGCTCCTCGACGAGCTGCGCGAGCGGATCGACGACGAGCTCGACTACCAGCGCGAGGCCCGCTACCAGCGGGCGTTCGCCACCCGGTACGCCGACCATCCGTTCATCCGGGTTCCCGACATCGTCGGCGACCTGTGCCGCCGGCGCGTGCTCGTGAGTGAGCGCATCCACGGCGCCAAGTTCGACCACGTCGCCGAGACGGCGGACGAGGCCACGCGTCAACGGGTGGGCGAGATCGTCTTCCGTTACGCCTTCGGCTCCATCGGCCGCTTCCGGCTGTTCAACGGCGACCCGCATCCGGGCAACTATCTCATCGAGCCCGAGGGTTCGGCCGCCGACGGCGGGGTCCGCGTCGCGTTCATCGACTACGGCTCGGTGAAGATGTTCACCCGTGAGCGCTACGACTCGATGCGCGCCGTGGAGGAATCGGTTGCCCGCGCGGACCGCGGCGAGGCCCTCGAGGCGCTGCGCCAGGCCGGCTTCCTGCCCAAGACGGCCCGCGTCGACGAGGACCTGGTCCACGCGTGGTTCCGGCTCTACACCCGTCCGGTCGTGGCGGACCAGCCGTTCACCTTCACCCCCGAGTACGCGGCCGAGGTGATCCGCTCGACGACGGATCCACGCAGCCCGTACAGCGACGTCCTGCGCAAGCTCAACCTGCCGCCGGACTACCTGTTGCTCAACCGGATCCAGTGGGGGCTCAACTCGGTGCTCGGGCGCCTCGGCGCCACCAACGACTGGCGCGCCATCCGCGACGAGTACGTCGATCCCGACGCGCCGCCCGCGACCCCACTCGGCGAGCTGGACGCGGCGTGGTGGCACACGCGCGAACCCACGGTCGATCCCCCGGCCTGA
- a CDS encoding CAP domain-containing protein — MLHSRRPLSLFALLSGLLGLIATLLIASPAPAEAARARSADESAAERHLVAEHNRIRSGASRASLTAASDLTEAARAWSDEMARTGTFVHNPSVGRQICCWTAWGENIAWAGPVDAIGGWKPTADRIMRGWMDSTGHRDNILSSTFDEVGIGISVAANGRMYATAVFRRADGSAKTSSLPTPTVRSGDAACPAGSVPTSGFTDVGRSQTRAVDCLAWWSVAEGTTAHAFSPGGDVTRAQLATFVTRAIERSGGRLPAAPLRFADVDANSSHADAIARLAGAGVVGGFGDGTFRPSATVERDQMASVLVAAAEYRTGQRLRSPSRDWFLDDAGTHERAINQAADAGWTAGDGNGHFGPSQGLQRGHLALFLTRWLDTMVAEHGARLPS, encoded by the coding sequence ATGCTGCACTCGCGCCGTCCGTTGTCGCTGTTCGCCCTGCTGTCGGGCCTGCTCGGTCTGATCGCCACGCTGCTGATCGCGAGCCCCGCTCCCGCCGAGGCCGCGCGGGCACGCAGCGCCGACGAGTCCGCGGCCGAACGGCACCTGGTCGCCGAGCACAACCGGATCCGCTCGGGGGCGTCGCGCGCGTCGCTCACCGCCGCCTCCGACCTGACCGAGGCGGCCCGGGCCTGGTCCGACGAGATGGCGCGGACGGGCACGTTCGTGCACAACCCCTCGGTCGGGCGGCAGATCTGCTGCTGGACCGCGTGGGGCGAGAACATCGCCTGGGCCGGTCCGGTCGACGCCATCGGCGGCTGGAAGCCGACGGCGGACCGGATCATGCGCGGGTGGATGGACTCCACCGGTCACCGCGACAACATCCTGTCGTCGACGTTCGACGAGGTCGGGATCGGTATCAGCGTCGCCGCCAACGGTCGCATGTACGCCACCGCGGTCTTCCGCCGCGCGGACGGTTCCGCGAAGACCTCGAGTCTGCCGACGCCGACGGTGCGCAGCGGGGACGCGGCGTGCCCCGCCGGCTCCGTCCCGACCTCCGGGTTCACCGACGTCGGGCGGTCGCAGACGCGGGCGGTCGACTGCCTGGCCTGGTGGTCGGTCGCCGAGGGCACGACGGCGCACGCGTTCTCGCCCGGCGGTGACGTCACCCGGGCGCAGTTGGCGACCTTCGTGACCCGGGCGATCGAGCGCAGCGGCGGTCGTCTGCCCGCTGCCCCGCTCCGCTTCGCGGACGTTGACGCCAACTCCTCCCATGCCGACGCGATCGCCCGGCTGGCGGGCGCCGGCGTGGTCGGCGGCTTCGGCGACGGCACCTTCCGGCCGAGCGCCACCGTCGAGCGCGACCAGATGGCCTCGGTGCTGGTCGCCGCGGCGGAGTACCGCACCGGCCAGCGGTTGCGTTCGCCCTCACGCGACTGGTTCCTCGACGACGCCGGTACGCACGAGCGCGCCATCAACCAGGCGGCGGACGCGGGGTGGACCGCCGGGGACGGCAACGGCCACTTCGGCCCGTCGCAGGGACTGCAGCGCGGCCACCTGGCGCTGTTCCTGACCCGGTGGCTGGACACCATGGTCGCCGAACACGGGGCACGGCTCCCGAGCTGA